DNA from Nymphaea colorata isolate Beijing-Zhang1983 chromosome 4, ASM883128v2, whole genome shotgun sequence:
ATCAACTATTTGGATATGACAGTCAATTGGCATTGAACCTTCTCTCTGAAGATAAAGTTTCTATACATCTGTGGCTTCTTTCCTTGTTACTTGGTTGGTAGCAATCATAATTCATAACCACTCAAGGAGACCCAGAAAGTTTGTCTTGTAATAGATTCATTGTGTTTACATTAGAAATAATACCCTTggtggaggaagaaaaagaaaaaaagaaaaaaatttgtctGTTATGATTTCTATTCTGAAAATTTATTGAACTgcatttttaattctttttttccctcatgAGAAATTGTTGAAGTACAGTCATGCTTCTTAAACTGAAAATCGCAGTGTTCCCACAAAACTTGTACTTGAATGTATTACCACGGTTTAGAATTTCTTCTAAGTTGCTTTACAGGTTACTATAATGTTCTGTTAATTGTTGGTTTCAGTTTCAGTCTCTATTGTGAATTGGCTATCCTGGAAAATTGGCTAGGTGTTAAATGAAGGGAGAAAGATCACCTTATGGCATATGTAGATACATAGAGGCTTTTTGGAAATTGACTAATAATCTGTTTACGGCCAACTTAGGAAAATTAGGCACTTTATTTCCCAGATTCTTGGTGctgatttttcttgatttattgaaaaatgtataaaatactTCTTCTTCCGTGCTTGTAGTTGAGGGTTCCCTCCGTTCGAATAAAGTGAAGGGCAAATCGAGCAAGATGAAGGCCGATGAGCACATAGTTGAGTCTTCTCAACATGTCCGAAGGAAACTACAGCTATGTGAACCAGATTGCTGATATATTAATTgcacttttcttttccctttctttgtaAAGGTCATTCCTCACAGTATCTGTAATATTTGTTCTTTACGTTGAGGAGAGAAGCCATCAAGTTCTTTTCGATGTGTTGGACAGGGTAACTCAGGAACTGTGTATTTACTTATCCTCCCTTGTTTTGGTTCTCTCAATGTAAAACTCTACCTCTTTCTTACCAGGAAAACTTTTTCTTATTCAACAAACGCCCCATTATCGAAAAAGGACAgtttcaatatatatacatatattcttCGTTCttttctgctcttttttttttttaattttcttctcaacttttgtcttcctattttccattttttttttgtttctctatgTTCTTTTTCAAACTCTACTTCCTTCTCCagcttctcttccttgcctcgTGACGGTAACTAAAACTGCCTTCACTCGACTGGCTCATACAGCTCGTAATGTTCAGTTAATTCGAAAGGAATGAGTACATAAAATGCACAGTTTGGAACATAAAAGCTTAAGAAAAGCTTCTTTATAACCGAGAAAATGAAGCAACCTAATGCGTTGAAGCTTCCAAAAGGCCCTTTCCATCAGCTTTATCGGATCCCAACTAAAAAGTACGTGCTATGTTTCGAAACTGGTCGACCTTGTCCGACGTCCATCACTTTTTGGCTTCCATTTTCCGGAAAAGTTTTTGGCTTTCATTTTCGATTTCTTCATAGTTGAAACATCACATTTATCTATTACCTTGAGGGGTACTCCAAATCGAGTTCTTATTGTTGCAGCCACATATGTTCCTATGCTAAACAGAGCTAGGATTGTTTTTTACAAGGTGTGCTTAGGCTTTTGGCTGTTTTCGTTCTGATGGAGGAAATAGGAGTTTGATAACAGGACTGATGCTGAGAGATTAGACAAAAGCTTCAACAGGAAAGTTAAATCATAAAGGAGAAAGTGGGATATTACTTTGCCAAGAAAGTGGAGTTGCAGAGAGAATTATGAATGCTGGACCCCATAAAAAATGGTGCTTTTGATGTATGTTTCACTCAGCAATGAAAATCATTGTCCTTTggcaaaacaaatttttttttttggcaaaatgaagcaaaaaaggCTCCAAGCTCTACCTTATAGATTTAAGGTGTGAGATGGGCTAGTGATTGAGAGAGCCCATTAATCCCACTGAAATTTGGTCACCAAATTCTGATCCAACTCTGAGGTAGGCGTGCATCTGATCGTAGAAGGATGCTGAAACTGATTATATTAAATACAAATCTAACTGTGTATGGCTTTTATTGCTATAAGTTTCAGAATTTCTCGGCTTCTGTCTGccaccaaatccaaatccaggtccaaaaacaaaacaacctgTTTGGATgcaagggaaaagaaatgaaatgaagagaaaggaaataaaaagtCGATGTAAATCCAATCGGTTCAAAATTCGAGAGATTgggatgaaaaaaaatgctgtATGACTCACATTCCCTTGcatttcctttccatccatttcttatccttcctttcctttcgtCCAAACAAGACGCTAGTTATTGATATGCCAGTGAgtcttttattaatttaaaacaTATCGGATTCAGGTATAGGTTAAAACTCATATTTAAATTACTTGAAACCAAACCCAAGTTCAAGCAAGTCAAATATAAAAACCTGACATTTGAGAAGAGCAAGTGTAATGATCAGATCCTTCTCCCCAGAAAATGAGTTTGCTCATTGATGATTATTTGATAAGGGAAACAATTGGTGGAAATTAGACtggtttaaagtttaaactgcCACTCGGTCACCGTCTGATGCCTTGTAACATGACGAGGCAGGCGACGTGACATATTGTGATACATGACATTTTCTGTTTTACATTTGAGTGCTAGCTTTTTCCCCGTGCCTTTGGAACATAGCCTTGAAAAGATATAGCATAGACTAAACTAGAAGCACCTTCGAATAAGTATAATCAGAATAATATGATGACTATGCGCAGAAACTTGAGGGAGAAGGAAAGAGCAAAATATTTGTTTAAGACGACCCCAAGTTGTTTCAATTCAATGCTCATATTGCCTTCGATATATGCAAACCGAATTCTTCTTAACAAATATAATATGACTTTGACAAACCTTGAATTACCCAATAAAGAATACACATTTTAAAGCAATATTCGAGAAGGACATCTTCTCCAGAGAAGATGACAGCATCCATTTGGAAGAAGGTCCACATTTGGGTGGAAACTTTTTTAATCTAAAGAGGTTTGGGCACAGTCAAGTTTCGTCAACCTTGTGAATGAGACAAGTCCTCTCCGGCCAGCTAGCTTTATCCCCGTGCCTTTGGAACATAGCCTTGAAAAGATATAATATAGACTAAACTAGAAGCACCATCCAATAAATATAATCAGAATAATATGATAACTATGGCGCAGAAACTTGAGGGAGAAGGAAAGagcaaaatatttatttaagacGACCTCTAGTTGTTTCAATTCAATCCTCATATTGCCTTTGATATATGCAAACCGAATTCTTCTTAACAAATATAATATGATGAGAAATCGGCCATCGAAGATCACCAATTTTGGTTTTTATGACAAACTTTGAACTACCCAATAAAGAAATGCACATTTTAAAGCAATATTTGAGAAAGACATCGCTTCCAGCAAAAATGGCAGCATCTATTTGGAAGAAGGTCCACATTTGGGTGGAAACTTTTTAATCTAAAGAGGTTTGGGCACGGTCAGGTTTCGTCAACCTCATCAATCAGACAAGTCCTCTCCGGCCAGCCGTCGGTGGGCAGTGGGCGCcgctttctttttcattgtggCCATCgaagaaaccaagaaaaaatggcggTCCCTCTGAGGTGGAGTTCCACTTCCACTGGGTGAAGTGATTCTACGTCGCTGGCACACGTTTTATGGAGGCGCATATTGATAACGTAAAAAGTAGCTTGTTGCCACACCACGTGACTTCCTTTCAGAAGCTCGAGGAACTTAAAcgataattgaaaattttgcttCCCAATCTTTCTCAATCGCCTTTCTTTCAGCTTGTACGAGTTATTTTTCCACCATGGACCGGCTGCTTCATGGCAGGCCTGTAAAGCTCTGCCACTTACAGCTTTCTAGACATTTCTGTGActtgaatattatatatatatatatatatatatatacaaattattCTTGTCTAGTAAATTACATAGTTCATCACAGTTCCTACCAGGAAAACAACAGCAAGAAGATCCTGAAAAGTTTTAGTAAGTGAGGAAAACTTCAAGagtaaaagaacaagaaaacaacaaagagTTCAATAACTTCAAGGGTCAAGTGACAGCCTTGAATTATTTCAAGATTCAGTAGATAGAATCTGCTGATTCAACCTAATATTGGTCTATTCTTGAGACTCcctccagttttttttttttgtttttttgctaaTCCTGACACGGACCAAATTGAATTGCTTCGTTTTTATTGAAATCGATCGATTCAAGCTGATTTTTTACGATGTTTTATTAGAGTGGGTTCTACATGTACCTGTCCACCCTCGAGTGGTTTGGGTCAATCATAGTTGGTAAACTCACAGATCTAAGTTGCGAGTCATCCGAATCGGTTAGGATCATCTAGTTACTGAGTCACGAGTCAGGAACCGTTTAATCAGTTAGGATCGTCAATTAATTACATGTTATTTCTTGTCATGCATTGCTGAATACTGcagtttatttgttttttgaattattaaatGTAAAAAACTTTACTAAATATACAAAAATGCTTATtattacatgttaaaaaaatcaaatataagaTCTCCACAGACTAACCTTCTTCAcctaattataaaaaaaatgcagtatAAAAATTCACTTTCACTTGGCTCCAAATGTTGCCCAAAAAAGATCATGTTAGATTATAATATATAACTTCTTGTGTGcatatagccttaaaaaattGGACGCTACAAATGAGAGTTGTTGGGATGTTAAAGTCCTTCGAAAGATCCCACTAACttaaaattaaaaggaaaacgTTTAAAAAATCGTACCACGAAAAAGATGATTGCTAATGTCATAAGCAAATTCAAGTATTACATTTTCAGTCAAGAACTTGGGCAGCAAGGCGCTATTAGTTTATAGGCCGCATTGGTTATATATATGTCGACATTTATTTTGTAATAATTAAATATTGATAGATGACATGATTATGATCTCCATGACAAAACCATTAGCCAAAAGGTGACAACATGCCAAGAATGGCAGCACATAAAGTATGCAGAAGCAAAATAATTTGCATTGTCCTCTTCGGTTTATTTGCTTCCATGAAATTTCTCGTCTAAATGCAGGACGACTTTATGGGGAGGAAAATCTTGGAATATATTGTCCTTGCAATGGTAATGAACATAGGACAAAGAAAACCTTACTGCTCTTTCATATTGACCATTTGGAGAAAAAGGAGAGTAAATCCATGGCTCAAAAGAAGAACACCTGTCGACTGTTTCTTTCTATATGACACTATCTGTTCACCTCCATTTCTCTAATCAATCGACCTCATGCATCTTTTCTTAAACCACGGTTAGCATTCCTCTTGTGCCAGATCTGTTTGTTGCATATAAAGCtggaattttccttttttaatgaGATCAATCACTTTTTCTTCGAAAGATGACAACCTCTCCCCACTTCAGCTTGTTGGTTAATAAATGAGACACGTACCACTTTCCCCTTGGCTTTCTTGGATTCGGGATAAAAGTTTTGCTTCTTTAACCAAACACTGTCTTATAGTTTTATGTTTCTGTAATCTCTCAATAATGAAAAGTTCCATGCCTCTTGAGAATGGCCTGACCTACAACTACCAAGGCCACCATCTTggccattctctctctctctctcaaacagaAAAGAGAAACGAAGAGAAAGTAGCCACTACCCGCTGCATTTGACACGTTTCCAAGTCTACAAAGTTGATATAATCTGACAGACCTCATTCTTCAAAGAAGATAATATCTGTTTCACAATTCTTAAATTAAGGTATGGAATGGCGTAGTGTAGTTGGTCCGAGTTGGTAAGCCAGTAAAAACTCGttcttcaatttgatttttatgaacGCTATTCTTTTAAACAGCAAATAATAGCAAACGCTACCcttatattaaattaaaaggAGTAACAGTAAATTCACTTAGATTCCAAAGCAATACTAAACCCTGAAAGTAGGGGAAGGGAGACGAGTTTCAGCCTCTTCATGGAGGTTCCTTCCATGACTCTCAAATCAAATTAAGAACACTTTCAATAGTACgaacaaggaaaggaaaagaaagcttCAACTGGTTCGGATAATCACTTAGGGCTGTGTCCAAGAGGCTTATTTCGAGCTCGAAGCGAATTGTGTTCAtgtcaaaatctgattttgcaACGACtttttaaatgataaaacataGAAAGCTGAAGATTCCGACTACCCTAAATATGACACTCCGTTCATCACAAAACATGAATCTTTCCATCCAAAGTGAAAAACTTTCAAAGTACATCCGGTAAATGGTTCTAGACGGgatgtttatcaccaaatggGTAAATGAACGGCCAGTAATGTGAAAAACACCGGCTTGCGGTGGGTGAGGTTGCCGTACTTTTCACCCTAGAGAGTTACTGACTGTCATGGGATCTTTCATCCAAATTGTGAGTGTGGTTTTGTCTATAATATTGCCAAATAAGATACGTGGCCCATGTTATTGGAAATTTGGACGGCTACAACGGGTGGCAACCTGAGCCTAGTTCAAGTACAGCCGAAATATAACCGGTCCAATGAATGCATTATAAAAGAACTTGGTCATTTCTTGGCCATCAACTGGACAAGGAAAAAGACGAAGCTATCATCTGTCAAGCCCGAAAAGAGCCGACGGTACAAGTTTGAAACTAATCCAATTTGCAATTGGGAGAAAGGTAGCCATATTGTCCGTCACTGGTATGGCCGGTTAGATCGAACTACTGCAACCGTGGCTCACCGCCGGCGAGCTCCTAAAGCCCACCTTGAGACAACACAAGGTATCTCGTTTCTACGTATTGCTATCCTGAATCTCAGCACCATTGCTTACGGAaggttttcctttatttctgcTCATTCTTTTAATTGGGTTAACTTAGGTTGTCTGAGTTTAGCTGCTCAGTAAATAGTCTAAAAATTCCCCACCCATTCTGAGTTTTAAGATATACGGGCAATTAATAACTTTAGCTCCATTTATTCCATTCATTTCATATTCTGCAAAGTTTGAATGAGATAAGCCTTAAAATTTAGAATAAAATAATGCATCTCATGCACCCCACTAACGAGGTTGGACACAAAATAAAGAGGGGAAAGCAGAAAGGAAACAGAGTCGACACGAGAAGGACAAAAATGCAGTGAGAGACCACTAAGCACGCATGCGCCTGacaatctttctcttttctctctgtcAGCAACTTGCCACAAGTGAAAGGAAGAAGCTCGGTTCACGTCCAAATAAGCAGCCAAGAACTACGGCATCATTTCTGTGTCCTATCCACCATCTTCTCCAAGCTTTTCTCTCCTCTATCAAAACCAGTAAGGCTCAGAGCCAACGTTGAGGAGTCATACTTTTAAGTTTAACTTTCAGAAGCGCTTCAGTTTCATCATTGGAGATGCCACTTTCTGTCTCTTGATATAGAAATCCATTTCAAGTACACCGTGAAACTTTTACGTTTATGCTTCTGTTTTAACTCTTTTTTAGGCTAATCCATTTGAAAGTGAAGCTTCTTTTTTCCAACTTTCAGTTGCATAAAGTTCGTTTCCTGATATctggttttcttgtttttaaggATTTTCAGGTTCTGCTTCTTGAATGTTGTCTCAAGCCTTAGAATTACCGTTTCTAGTACAATGCAGAAGGAACCTCTCTGGCGCCGGTGAATGATACAAGAGCGAACTGAGGCGAGCTCAGCACCTGATAAGATTGCCTTGTTCAAGCTTCTGCGTTGATTGGTTTTCCATTATATCGTGCGCACATGTTTCTGAATGTCAGTCATGGACCAAATAAGTTCTGGTAAGCTTGATGGCCTCCCCTTCCTCGCTTTTGTGAATTGAGCTGCCTGTGAAGTGTGAATTGTTTCCTGCTCTTCACTCTTCAACGTGAAGGAACCGTGTGGATACATAGTATGGGTCGGAATTTTAGCAGTGGCCTGAGACCACTAGTTTCACCAAGGCGTGTACGGTACAAAAAAGGCAACCTACTAAGTTCCGTCCGTCCGAACAGTTCTATACACTTGTTAATCTGTTCTTTCGCGTACTTCGAAGCgcaaaagagagatgaaaatggAATTTAGTACCAAAAAACCTCAGTTTCTAATATCATGTGCAGTACAGGCGTATTTATTAGGTgatagctctctctttctctctccgtAAGCCCcccattgtgtgtgtgtgtgtgcatgtcaTGTTTTCGATGTTGTGGTGCCGAATCAACAGCTTAGATCTAACTTCTAATAGCAAAATAGAACCCTTTTTATTATGCTGGAAATGTTTTACATGGCTTTTTAAACCTATTCCTATGAATGAATGACATGTACAAATGTACATGCTGCTTTGAAGGAAGACAAATTTAACAGAATATTAAGCTGCACATGAATGATCAATCTCCTAATTGCTTGTTGGAAACACAGTGATCCAGTTTGGCATTGAATACCTCCCTTTCCATGCTCATTATGCAAATATTGAATAGGTCATTGCTGTGCGGCATGTGTAATCACAAAGGAAAATCTCCGtcgtgctttttttttttttttactttgtggATAACTGTTTCATAGGCATTGTATGCTACAATTGTATGACATGAACCCAGTGAAGGATAACTTTTTAAGCCTAACAACAACTGACAGCTCTTAAGCACCAGGCTAGGTGGATTGGCTTAAGACCTCTAAGTTGAGTGAGAGGAAAGATGAGTACCTGGGGCATGGTAGGAAACACAATCAGAAGTATGCATGGTAGACGTGCACCTGCCAAATCAGCACAATCGATTCCCTTACCAAAAGAATTTGGTGGATTTCCTTGCCATTGGAAAATAAAATCTACAACTAATAACTTGCTTATAATATTAGAACATCCCTTTGAGGAATTGCCAAGTTATCAATGGTATTTGGCGATTGACTGTTCATATTCAGGAAAACTGTAATCATAAGAATCTCAGAGTAAACATCcatcatggatttttttttcaagagtttATTAAACGTAAATGTCATAGATCTGATTCACTATAACTGTAGTTTTGGTTCTACTGCACAACTGAACTTTTCTTCCTGGCAGTATCACAGATTCTTTACAGTTGGCAAATAAATTTACAATCAAGTGCACCTTGTGTCGGGGAGCTAATTGTGGTACTTCTCCATGCTTTCTTCCTTGGCATCTTGCTTCTTCAGTTGCTCCATCAAGGGATCAGAAAAGCGTGCCAAAGATGGTCCACAGAAGAAGGGAAAGATCTGCAGAAGCATCTTAGGGAAACATCTTCACTCTTAGACATAAATTTGGGTATCACATATAAAGGAACTATAGCTTGCTGTTCTTTGTTATTAATTCTCAATCTTTTGACGCCAATATGGCTACTCTTTGTTGGGCAAAGTGCCAATCGCTACTGCAAATCTCAAGCATCGGTTATTTCAGCGCAAGTGACACAGGGACTTTCTTCATTCATAGCACTGGTGGTTGTCTTCAATTTTCAAAGGGCAAGGTCGATAGTAATTCCATGGATACTGCGGGCCTGGTGGATTTGCAGCCTCCCCCAGTCAGTTATATGCATGCTTCTTGATGTCAACTCTGTTACCGCACATCATGACCCCCTGGGAATAAAAGAATATGCAAGTTTCCTCAATTCAATCATCTACTTGTATCTATTTTTGTTTGCAATTAGAGGAAAAACGGGCATTAATATTTCCTCAAGCGGCATAACAGATCCACTATTGCAAAAGGAACAAGGAAATGATGCACTAGGAGAAAGGCAGCCATCTCCATATGGGAGAGCCAATATCATTCAGCTCGTCACGTTCTCTTGGATCAACCCACTGATTTCTCTTGGTGTCAGGAAATCTCTAGACCAAGAAGATGTGCCTGATATTGACATTCATGATTCTGCAGAATTTGTCTCTCATGTCTTTGATGATTGTCTAGGCTCACAGAAAGCTGTTTCACGCGATCATTCTCTCTATAAGGCAATTTACCTATTTATCAGGAAGAAAGCTGCCATAAATGCATTATTTGCAATAACAACTGCCAGTGTCTCGTATGTTGGTCCTTATTTAATTAATGACTTTGTGAAATTTTTGAGCGGGAGAAAGGAGAGTGATACAAAAAGTGGATATATTCTTGCTTTGGCATTTTTTAGTGCAAAACTGATGGAGACAGTATGTCAGAGGCAATGGATTTTTGGAGCAAGACAGCTTGGCTTGCGCCTAAGAGCAGCTCTAATTTCTCGTATCTACAAGAAAGGTCTGCACTTATCAAGCCAAGCAAGACAAAGCCATACAAGTGGTGAAATTATTAATTATATGAGTGTGGATATCCAAAGGATCACAGATTTTGTTTGGTATCTGAATGTTATATTCATGTTCCCCATTCAGATCTCACTTTCCATATACATTCTTAGCACAACATTGGGCCTCGGATCAATGGCAGCACTTGCAGCAACCGCAATTGTGATGGCATGCAACATACCGATCACTAGAGCTCACAAATATTTTCAGTCGAAAATCATGGAAGCGAAAGACAATCGCATGAAATCAACAGCTGAGGTCCTAAGAAATATCAAGACCATAAAGCTTCAAGCTTGGGACATCCATTACTCCTGCAAACTTGAACAATTACGTAAAATAGAGTATGAATGGCTATCCAAATCACTGCGCCTAGCAGCTGTCTCTGCATTCATCTTCTGGGGTTCCCCAACCTTCGTATCAATAATTACTTTTGGTTCATGCATATTGATGGGAATTCCACTGACAGCTGGCAGAGTATTATCAGCATTGGCAACAATCAGAATGCTACAAGAACCCATATACACTCTGCCAGACTTACTGTCAGTACTTGCACAGGCCAAAGTATCAATTGATAGAGTGAACATGTACTTTCAGGAAGATGAACTGAAACCTGATGCAGTTGAGATCATACCAAGAGATGTAGCAGTGGAGTTTGctatagaaataaaaaatggtgatttCAGTTGGGACCCCAGCTCTAAGACTCCAACTCTAAGTGGGATAAACTTGCAGGTGAAAAAAGGAATGAGAGTAGCTATTTGTGGCACAGTAGGATCAGGAAAGTCAAGCCTCCTGTCATCTGTTCTTGGTGAGATACCAAAACTGTCGGGCATGGTGAAGTTGAGTGGCACTAAAGCTTATGTTCCTCAATCCCCATGGATACTGACAGGAAATATTCGAGATAACATTCTCTTTGGAAATGAATATGAACATTTGAAATATGATCAAACAATAAGAGCATGTGACTTGACCAAAGATTTAGAGCTCTTCTCTGAGGGAGATTTGACAGAGATTGGAGAAAGAGGGATCACCATGAGTGGAGGACAAAAGCAAAGGATACAACTTGCACGCGCAGTTTACCAGGATGCTGATATTTATCTTCTAGATGACCCCTTCAGTGCAGTGGATGCTCACACAGGCACCCACCTGTTTCAGGTAAGCTTAGAAATTTTCTATCTGGTCTTCGAATACTTCCTGTGCATTTACCTTTCTTATACTTAAATTTTCTTTGACATCTGAACTGAAGAGTTGGAAAGCAAAGtataggaaaaaaagaaagtgctCTACCTATTAATCATCTGGTTACCATGTAGGACTGCCTGATGAGACTTCTGAAAGAAAAGACTGTACTTTACGTTACACACCAAGTGGAGTTTCTTCCAGCTGCGGACCTCATTGTAGTGagttcattttagttttttgtcctttttcttgcaaTTCATAATATTCTGCAAGCCTGAAAGACCAATTTTGAGCGTTCATAGCTGGTATTCTCTAGAACAATTTAGATCTGGAGTTCTCTGACAAAATTTTATCTTCTCAGTTGAAGCATGATTTAGAGAAGACTTTGCTTCTGCTGGCTGCAGGTTATGCAAAACGGAAAGATCACACATGCTGGAAAATTTGAGGAGCTTTTGCAACAAAGTGTAGGATTTGAACTGTTAGTAGGTGCTCACAACCAAGCCCTTGAGACAGTTTTGACTGTAGAAAATTCAAGCAGACTGGTTGACACACAAAGGCAGGGCAGTACTGAAAGCACTG
Protein-coding regions in this window:
- the LOC116252493 gene encoding putative ABC transporter C family member 15, whose translation is MSVMDQISSVSQILYSWQINLQSSAPCVGELIVVLLHAFFLGILLLQLLHQGIRKACQRWSTEEGKDLQKHLRETSSLLDINLGITYKGTIACCSLLLILNLLTPIWLLFVGQSANRYCKSQASVISAQVTQGLSSFIALVVVFNFQRARSIVIPWILRAWWICSLPQSVICMLLDVNSVTAHHDPLGIKEYASFLNSIIYLYLFLFAIRGKTGINISSSGITDPLLQKEQGNDALGERQPSPYGRANIIQLVTFSWINPLISLGVRKSLDQEDVPDIDIHDSAEFVSHVFDDCLGSQKAVSRDHSLYKAIYLFIRKKAAINALFAITTASVSYVGPYLINDFVKFLSGRKESDTKSGYILALAFFSAKLMETVCQRQWIFGARQLGLRLRAALISRIYKKGLHLSSQARQSHTSGEIINYMSVDIQRITDFVWYLNVIFMFPIQISLSIYILSTTLGLGSMAALAATAIVMACNIPITRAHKYFQSKIMEAKDNRMKSTAEVLRNIKTIKLQAWDIHYSCKLEQLRKIEYEWLSKSLRLAAVSAFIFWGSPTFVSIITFGSCILMGIPLTAGRVLSALATIRMLQEPIYTLPDLLSVLAQAKVSIDRVNMYFQEDELKPDAVEIIPRDVAVEFAIEIKNGDFSWDPSSKTPTLSGINLQVKKGMRVAICGTVGSGKSSLLSSVLGEIPKLSGMVKLSGTKAYVPQSPWILTGNIRDNILFGNEYEHLKYDQTIRACDLTKDLELFSEGDLTEIGERGITMSGGQKQRIQLARAVYQDADIYLLDDPFSAVDAHTGTHLFQDCLMRLLKEKTVLYVTHQVEFLPAADLIVVMQNGKITHAGKFEELLQQSVGFELLVGAHNQALETVLTVENSSRLVDTQRQGSTESTENELEPTSRSVTGLPNGTKHNLKQDICQESTNKGKLLQDEEREKGSIGREVYLSYLRAVWHGGLIPFILIAQSIFQALQVGSNYWIAWASPPTDESEKIVSTATLFQVYIFLSVGSALCVLVRAILVSVFGLLTAQKLFTDMLRSVLHAPMSFFDSTPTGRILNRASTDQSVLDLEIAGRLAWSAFSVIQILGTIVVMSQVAWQVFAIFIPVTAICIWYQRYYTPTARELARLAGTQRSPILHHFAESISGAATIRAFNQEDRFIVGNLNLTDAHSRPWFHNMSATEWLCFRLNILSNLVFVFALMFLVSLPDGAINPSIAGLAVTYALNLNIQQASIIWNMCNAENKMISVERILQYSKITSEAPFVIEECRPPKDWPSDGSISLKNLEIRYAEHLPSVLRNITCTFPGKRKIGIVGRTGSGKSTLIQALFRIVEPRSGSIVIDGVDVGKLGLHDLRSRLSIIPQDPTMFEGTIRGNLDPLQQHTDMQIWEALEKCQLGETVREKKEKLESPVVENGENWSVGQRQLVCLGRTLLKRSSVLVLDEATASVDTATDGVIQQIIRREFRDCTVITIAHRIHTVIDSDLVLVLSQGIIVEYDSPARLLERRDSSFSKLIAEYSLRSKGFNNLVGL